The Calothrix sp. PCC 7507 DNA segment TTGTCCTAGTTTAAACAAAGGTAAGCGATCCAAATTTAAGAGACTTTTGCTGGTGGTATATATTAATCGCCAATTACCATCTAGCAAATTGGTAGCTTCTACCGGTCGAGGTGTCGGGTTGAAGTCTTCCAAATTAGCGATCGCCGCCAAAATAGCCTGTTTTTGGGCAACACTTGCCAGTAAACCACGGTTTGTACCAGCGATCGCATCTAAGAGAGCTACTTTTCCAATCATCGCCTATTACCTCACAAATTATCAGGATGAAAACTACAATTAGACAGATATAAATATCAAATGTATAGAGCCTTACAAGCCCCTAATAATCTGTTCCTGTCTACACTAGAGCCATTCAATAAAAAATTTTGTAGACTTGCGGATTTGGGCAGCAACGAGTTGAATGAATAACTAAATTATCTCGTATCCAGTGATAGACTCTTAATTGTCTAGTTACTTGAATTTTTTCGTGTCGTTGTCAGTATGTTGAACTCCCCATTACGTGAAGCCGCCCGCAACCAACGAGCTATCGTCATTCCACTAAAGCAAGAGTCCTCTATGTTGGACTGGTTACAGGCTAGTGGTCGCCTGATAGCGCGTAATGTTCACGAACCTGATTTCTCAGATGAAGAGGAAGAAATCTCAGAGTTCCTAGGTGGAGACGACGGTATTGGTGAGTATGATATCGATGATGATGACGATGTAGCTATAAGTGAGGATTAGCCTGTTCAGGCTGGGGACCTTATGGTATACATCGTCCCTATAGTTCAGTTTTGTAAGTGTGGAGTGAAGGGAAATTTCTGTGGATGCTAAATTATCTCCCAACCAAGGGTTAAACTTTTCTGGGATCGGCCTAGCCTCTTTCTTAGGTGTTGGGTTAGGAGCGGCAGCATTGATTTTGGATCTGCTGGGGAATAGGTCGCCTTGGCAAGTTACATCGCTAACCATGCCACTGTTGTTGTGTGCATTTAGTTCAGCAGTCC contains these protein-coding regions:
- a CDS encoding DUF3134 domain-containing protein, whose amino-acid sequence is MLNSPLREAARNQRAIVIPLKQESSMLDWLQASGRLIARNVHEPDFSDEEEEISEFLGGDDGIGEYDIDDDDDVAISED